A region of Candidatus Eisenbacteria bacterium DNA encodes the following proteins:
- the kdpF gene encoding K(+)-transporting ATPase subunit F produces the protein MNPLYVIGALIALVLLAYLVASLLKPERF, from the coding sequence ATGAATCCGCTCTACGTCATCGGGGCGCTGATTGCGCTCGTCCTGCTCGCGTACCTGGTCGCCTCGCTGCTCAAGCCGGAGCGTTTCTGA
- a CDS encoding LytTR family transcriptional regulator: protein RPVGRAIAATARPTGRFVERIIIRDGGAVQVIPVDAIDYIEAQDDYVAIHAAGKTWLKPEPLGELAESLDPARFVRVHRSFVLQVDRLARLELYAKDSRMAVLKDGRQIPVSRAGYARLQELM, encoded by the coding sequence GCGTCCGGTGGGGCGCGCGATTGCCGCCACCGCGCGCCCCACCGGACGCTTCGTCGAACGCATCATCATTCGCGACGGCGGGGCGGTTCAGGTCATTCCGGTCGACGCGATCGACTACATCGAGGCGCAGGACGACTACGTCGCGATTCACGCGGCGGGGAAGACGTGGCTCAAGCCCGAGCCGCTCGGCGAGCTGGCGGAGTCGCTGGACCCTGCGCGGTTCGTGCGCGTACACCGCTCGTTCGTGCTGCAGGTCGATCGACTCGCGCGACTCGAGCTCTACGCCAAGGACAGCCGCATGGCGGTGCTCAAGGATGGGCGCCAGATTCCCGTGAGCCGCGCCGGCTACGCGCGACTCCAGGAGCTGATGTAG